The Streptococcus oralis Uo5 genome includes a window with the following:
- a CDS encoding Cof-type HAD-IIB family hydrolase, with product MTKKIIAVDLDGTLLNSESKLSDFTKETIKKISEKGHHVIITTGRPYRMAKDFYRELELHTPMINFNGSLTHLPGQAWEHEKCLTLDKKYLLDMVKRTEDIQADFIAGEYRKKFYITTPNEEIADPKLFGVENFRPENQFKPERVTKDPNCILLQTRAENKYALADEMNRFYQHQLSINTWGGPLNILECTPKGVNKAFALEYLLNVMNRDKKDLIAFGDEHNDTEMLAFAGKGYAMKNANPALLPYADEQLPLTNEEDGVAHALQNLFL from the coding sequence ATGACTAAAAAAATTATCGCAGTCGACTTGGACGGAACCCTGCTGAATAGTGAAAGCAAGCTCTCCGATTTCACCAAAGAGACGATCAAAAAAATTTCAGAAAAAGGACACCATGTCATCATCACGACAGGCCGTCCGTATCGTATGGCAAAAGATTTCTACCGTGAGCTAGAATTGCATACTCCCATGATTAACTTTAATGGTTCCCTTACCCATCTACCAGGACAGGCTTGGGAGCATGAAAAGTGCTTGACCTTGGACAAAAAATACCTCCTAGACATGGTCAAGCGCACGGAGGACATCCAGGCTGATTTTATTGCAGGAGAATATCGAAAAAAATTCTATATCACGACTCCGAATGAGGAAATTGCAGACCCTAAACTATTTGGCGTAGAGAACTTCCGGCCGGAAAATCAATTCAAACCCGAACGAGTAACCAAAGATCCCAACTGTATCCTCTTGCAAACAAGGGCTGAAAACAAATACGCTTTAGCGGACGAGATGAATCGTTTTTATCAACACCAACTATCCATCAATACCTGGGGCGGGCCCCTCAACATCCTCGAGTGTACTCCCAAGGGTGTAAACAAGGCATTTGCTCTAGAGTACTTGCTCAATGTGATGAATCGTGATAAAAAAGACTTAATCGCCTTTGGTGATGAGCATAATGACACTGAAATGTTGGCATTTGCAGGCAAGGGATATGCTATGAAAAACGCCAATCCTGCTCTTCTTCCATATGCAGACGAACAACTTCCTCTGACCAACGAAGAAGATGGAGTTGCCCACGCTTTACAAAATTTGTTCCTATAA
- the pepC gene encoding aminopeptidase C produces MNAIQESFTDRLFANYEANVKYQAIENAVSHNGIFAALERRQSHVNNTPVFSLDLTKDKVTNQKASGRCWMFAALNTFRHKLISQYKLENFELSQAHTFFWDKYEKSNWFLEQVIATADQELTSRKVSFLLQTPQQDGGQWDMVVSLFEKYGVVPKSVYPESISSSSSRELNAILNKLLRQDAQILRDLLASGADQATVQAKKEDLLQEIFNFLAMSLGLPPRQFDFAYRDKDDNYQSEKGITPQEFYKKYVNLPLEDYVSVINAPTADKPYGKSYTVEMLGNVVGSRAVRYINVPMERLKELAIAQIQTGETVWFGSDVGQLSNRKAGILATDVYDFESSMDIQLTQDKAGRLDYSESLMTHAMVLTGVDLDENGKSIKWKVENSWGDKVGTDGYFVASDAWMDEYTYQIVVRKELLTAEEQAAYEAEPIVLAPWDPMGALAE; encoded by the coding sequence ATGAACGCGATTCAAGAATCATTTACAGATAGACTATTTGCCAACTATGAAGCAAATGTCAAATACCAAGCGATTGAAAATGCTGTCAGCCATAACGGAATTTTTGCAGCCCTAGAACGTCGCCAAAGCCATGTAAACAATACACCTGTTTTCTCATTGGATTTGACCAAGGACAAGGTTACTAACCAGAAAGCCTCTGGTCGTTGCTGGATGTTTGCAGCTCTCAACACCTTCCGCCACAAACTCATCTCTCAATACAAACTGGAAAACTTTGAGTTGTCACAAGCCCACACATTCTTCTGGGACAAGTACGAGAAATCCAACTGGTTCTTGGAGCAAGTCATTGCGACTGCAGACCAAGAATTGACGAGCCGCAAGGTTAGCTTTCTACTCCAAACACCTCAACAAGACGGTGGTCAGTGGGATATGGTAGTGTCCCTCTTTGAGAAATACGGTGTCGTGCCCAAGTCTGTTTACCCTGAGTCTATCTCATCTAGCAGCAGCCGTGAGCTCAATGCCATCCTTAACAAATTGCTTCGCCAAGATGCTCAAATCTTGCGTGACTTGCTCGCTTCTGGTGCAGACCAAGCGACTGTTCAAGCTAAGAAAGAAGACCTCTTGCAGGAAATCTTTAACTTCCTTGCCATGTCTTTGGGTCTTCCACCACGTCAGTTTGACTTTGCTTATCGTGACAAGGATGATAACTATCAAAGTGAAAAGGGTATTACTCCACAAGAGTTTTACAAGAAATATGTCAATCTTCCACTAGAAGATTATGTTTCTGTTATCAATGCTCCCACTGCTGACAAGCCTTATGGCAAATCTTACACAGTTGAGATGTTGGGAAATGTGGTTGGTAGCCGTGCAGTTCGTTATATCAACGTTCCTATGGAGCGCTTGAAAGAATTGGCGATTGCCCAAATACAAACAGGAGAAACTGTTTGGTTTGGTTCAGATGTTGGCCAGCTCAGCAACCGCAAAGCAGGAATCCTTGCGACAGATGTTTATGACTTTGAATCAAGCATGGATATTCAACTGACTCAAGACAAGGCTGGACGCTTGGACTACAGCGAAAGCTTGATGACCCACGCCATGGTCTTGACAGGCGTGGACTTGGACGAAAATGGTAAGTCGATCAAGTGGAAGGTTGAGAACTCTTGGGGAGACAAGGTCGGTACAGATGGGTACTTTGTTGCCTCAGACGCTTGGATGGACGAATACACCTACCAAATCGTTGTTCGCAAAGAATTGCTGACAGCAGAAGAACAAGCTGCTTATGAAGCAGAACCAATCGTACTCGCACCTTGGGATCCAATGGGTGCCTTGGCAGAATAA
- a CDS encoding PTS mannose/fructose/sorbose transporter subunit IIC translates to MSIISIVLVVFVAFLAGLEGILDQFQFHQPIVACTLIGLATGNLEAGVMLGGSLQLIALGWANIGAAVAPDVALASVASAIILVQSGGAKDDISVATATAIPLAVAGLFLTMIVRTASVALVHGADSAAKKGDIRGVERAHYTALLLQGLRIAIPAILLLMIPADSVKATLQSMPDWLKEGMEVGGAMVVAVGYAMVINMMATREVWPFFAIGFALAAVSGLSLIAFGTIGVALALIYINLSKRGGDIGGGNATSNDPIGDILEDY, encoded by the coding sequence ATGTCTATTATTTCTATTGTTTTAGTAGTCTTTGTTGCCTTCTTAGCCGGTCTAGAAGGTATCTTGGACCAATTCCAATTCCACCAACCAATCGTCGCATGTACCCTTATCGGACTTGCAACTGGTAACCTCGAAGCAGGTGTTATGCTGGGTGGTTCACTTCAGTTAATCGCTCTTGGGTGGGCTAATATCGGTGCTGCTGTTGCACCTGATGTAGCTCTTGCATCCGTGGCATCAGCAATTATTTTAGTGCAGAGTGGTGGTGCAAAAGATGATATCTCAGTAGCTACAGCAACAGCTATCCCTCTTGCCGTAGCTGGTCTCTTTTTGACCATGATTGTCCGAACAGCTTCAGTTGCCCTAGTTCATGGTGCTGATTCTGCTGCTAAAAAAGGGGATATTCGTGGTGTTGAACGAGCACATTATACTGCTCTTCTCCTCCAAGGATTACGTATTGCAATCCCTGCTATTCTTTTACTTATGATACCTGCAGATTCTGTAAAAGCCACCCTTCAATCGATGCCAGATTGGCTAAAAGAAGGGATGGAAGTCGGTGGTGCTATGGTTGTTGCTGTTGGTTACGCTATGGTTATCAACATGATGGCAACTCGTGAAGTATGGCCATTCTTCGCTATCGGTTTTGCTCTTGCTGCTGTTAGCGGTTTATCTCTCATCGCTTTTGGTACAATCGGTGTTGCACTTGCACTTATTTACATTAACCTTTCTAAGAGAGGTGGAGATATCGGTGGAGGAAATGCCACTTCTAACGACCCAATCGGTGATATCCTAGAAGACTACTAG
- a CDS encoding PTS sugar transporter subunit IIB produces MSIGIIIASHGEFAAGIHQSGSMIFGEQEKVQVVTFMPNEGPDDLYAKFNNAVAAFDAEDEVLVLADLWSGSPFNQASRVMGENPERKFAIITGLNLPMLIQAYTERLMDANAGVDKVAANIIKEAKDGIKALPEELNPVEEVATAAAAPVAQAAIPEGTVIGDGKLKINLARLDTRLLHGQVATAWTPDSKADRIIVASDNVANDELRKELIKQAAPNGVKANVVPIQKLIDVAKDPRFGETHALILFETPQDALRAIEGGVPIKTLNVGSMAHSTGKTMINNVLSMDKEDVATFEKLRDLGVEFDVRKVPNDTKKDLFDLIKKANMQ; encoded by the coding sequence ATGAGTATCGGAATCATTATTGCGAGCCACGGCGAATTTGCTGCAGGTATTCATCAGTCAGGATCTATGATCTTTGGTGAACAAGAAAAGGTTCAAGTTGTAACCTTTATGCCAAATGAAGGTCCAGATGACCTTTACGCTAAATTCAACAACGCTGTGGCTGCATTTGACGCAGAAGATGAGGTTCTAGTATTGGCTGACCTTTGGAGTGGATCTCCATTCAACCAAGCTAGCCGCGTGATGGGAGAAAATCCAGAACGTAAGTTTGCCATCATCACAGGACTGAACTTGCCGATGTTGATCCAAGCCTACACAGAGCGCCTTATGGACGCGAATGCAGGTGTGGATAAAGTCGCTGCGAATATCATTAAAGAAGCCAAAGATGGCATCAAGGCTCTTCCAGAAGAGCTTAACCCAGTTGAGGAAGTTGCAACTGCTGCAGCTGCTCCAGTTGCCCAAGCTGCTATTCCAGAAGGAACAGTTATCGGTGACGGTAAACTGAAAATCAACCTTGCTCGTCTAGACACTCGTCTCCTTCACGGTCAGGTTGCCACTGCTTGGACTCCTGATTCAAAAGCAGACCGTATCATCGTTGCTTCAGACAACGTTGCAAACGACGAATTGCGTAAAGAATTGATCAAACAAGCAGCTCCAAACGGAGTAAAAGCCAACGTTGTCCCAATCCAGAAATTGATCGACGTTGCAAAAGACCCACGTTTCGGCGAAACTCATGCCCTTATCTTGTTTGAAACTCCACAAGATGCACTTCGTGCTATCGAAGGTGGCGTGCCAATCAAGACCCTTAACGTTGGTTCTATGGCTCACTCAACAGGTAAAACAATGATTAACAACGTTTTGTCTATGGACAAAGAAGACGTTGCAACCTTTGAAAAATTGCGTGACCTCGGTGTTGAATTTGACGTACGTAAAGTACCAAACGACACGAAAAAAGATTTGTTTGACTTGATTAAGAAAGCAAACATGCAGTAA
- a CDS encoding CPBP family intramembrane glutamic endopeptidase encodes MKDKTIWQEVLNRGKWVLILLVAFVLSQFPIGLALFLANKQFPILQSGLLVGALSIVVLIVFIIGARKTQLATFNLSFFKAKDLARLVLSYLVIFATNLLGSVLLRLTNEVTTNNQSILNGIVQNSSLITTFFILVLIAPVCEEILCRGIIPKKIFRGKEKLGFVVGAIVFALLHMPTNLPSVIIYGGMSTVLTWTAYKTERLEMSILLHMILNGIAFCLLALLVLISRNLGLSF; translated from the coding sequence ATGAAAGATAAGACGATTTGGCAAGAGGTTTTAAACAGAGGGAAATGGGTGCTCATCCTTTTGGTAGCTTTTGTTCTATCTCAATTTCCCATAGGACTTGCTTTGTTTTTAGCAAACAAACAGTTTCCGATTTTACAGTCAGGGCTCTTAGTAGGTGCTCTATCCATAGTCGTTTTGATTGTATTCATTATTGGTGCACGAAAAACACAACTTGCTACTTTTAATCTATCCTTTTTTAAGGCAAAAGACTTGGCTCGCTTGGTATTGAGTTATCTGGTGATTTTTGCGACAAATCTCTTGGGTTCAGTCCTGCTTCGACTAACAAATGAGGTAACAACCAATAACCAATCAATACTGAATGGTATAGTTCAGAATAGTTCCTTGATTACCACTTTTTTCATACTAGTCTTGATTGCACCGGTTTGTGAAGAAATTTTGTGTCGTGGAATTATTCCAAAAAAGATCTTCCGTGGAAAAGAAAAACTTGGCTTCGTTGTTGGTGCAATTGTCTTTGCCTTGCTCCATATGCCAACCAATCTGCCTTCTGTGATTATTTATGGAGGGATGTCAACGGTTTTGACTTGGACAGCCTATAAGACTGAGCGTTTGGAGATGTCCATTTTGCTTCATATGATTCTCAATGGTATTGCATTTTGTTTGTTGGCCTTATTGGTATTGATTAGTAGAAATCTAGGTCTATCATTCTAA
- a CDS encoding HAD-IC family P-type ATPase yields MKYLSSQEIKDRQRNISDIKPYKTTKEIVVSNIFTFFNAMNLALAVLVATTLRFENMLFLGVIAINTAIGIFQEVRSKNALEKLSLLGKSKYRVNRDGQTIEIDPEDIVLEEYLHLNLGDQVPVDAEVLEGNIEVDESLLTGESDSVFKTVGDKLMSGSNVVSGTCLVTATAVGPDSYINKLAKSSKEFKKYPSQLRDYMDKILKIVSILLVPVAILLYVRGFSLGRSYVEIVLGSSGALVGMIPEGLILLVSVSLAVAAMKLAKKKVLVQELYCVETLARVDVLCFDKTGTITTGNMKVQEMDANVAEKLSSYLAYFEDENATSRALKTYLTCEKKWEVQEVGAFSSKNKYSFVQVKDGGTYFFGAYEFLGFTQPMDAYYEHLKQQGFRILTLAHSKDQITSPANMELLGHVVLSDEIKDNTKETFDYFESQGVEVKIISGDNHVAVYGVARKAGFKEEARAIDMTKVSEQDFERVVLEHEIFGRVTPEQKQKMVSILQNAGKTVAMSGDGVNDVLALKKADISFAMKGATSAAKSVSNIVFLTDDFAVFYDILMEGRRVINNIQKVASLFLTKTFFSIVFAILSVVFGLEFAFIPIQFTIISAITIGIPSFFLTFESNKEKVSTHFMRDILTNAAIGGGILVASVLLTNFFITVPGQVKFICFLLALINGLCLVAKVSLPFNRYKLLLLTFLSLAALVGVLANTFILQGAFVPLETSQVVYVAILAVVIGGLHYLTRRKS; encoded by the coding sequence ATGAAGTATTTAAGCAGCCAAGAAATCAAGGATCGTCAACGAAACATCAGTGACATTAAACCCTATAAAACAACCAAGGAAATCGTCGTTTCAAATATCTTTACCTTCTTTAATGCTATGAACTTGGCTCTGGCAGTTCTGGTAGCCACAACCTTGCGATTTGAGAACATGCTCTTTTTAGGTGTGATTGCCATCAATACAGCCATCGGTATTTTCCAAGAAGTGCGTTCAAAAAATGCTTTGGAAAAGCTGAGTTTGCTTGGTAAGAGTAAGTACAGGGTCAATCGAGATGGTCAAACGATCGAGATTGATCCGGAGGATATTGTTTTAGAGGAGTACCTGCATCTCAATCTGGGAGACCAGGTACCTGTTGATGCGGAAGTCCTTGAAGGGAATATTGAAGTGGATGAGTCCTTGCTGACTGGTGAGAGTGATTCGGTCTTTAAAACAGTTGGTGACAAGCTGATGAGCGGAAGTAATGTCGTCAGCGGTACTTGTCTGGTTACGGCAACGGCTGTGGGTCCAGATAGCTATATTAACAAACTCGCAAAATCCAGCAAGGAATTTAAAAAATACCCTTCTCAACTACGCGATTACATGGATAAGATTTTAAAAATCGTTTCCATCTTGCTGGTGCCAGTTGCCATTCTGCTCTATGTAAGAGGTTTTAGTCTAGGACGGTCTTATGTTGAGATTGTCTTGGGAAGTTCAGGCGCCTTGGTCGGCATGATTCCAGAGGGTTTGATTCTCTTAGTCAGCGTTTCTCTAGCAGTAGCGGCCATGAAGCTGGCTAAAAAGAAGGTTCTGGTGCAGGAGCTATACTGTGTGGAGACCTTGGCGCGAGTAGATGTTCTTTGTTTTGATAAGACGGGAACTATCACGACGGGGAATATGAAGGTCCAAGAAATGGATGCTAATGTAGCAGAGAAACTATCTTCTTATTTGGCTTATTTCGAAGATGAAAATGCGACGTCGCGGGCTCTGAAAACTTACTTAACCTGTGAGAAAAAATGGGAAGTTCAAGAAGTTGGTGCCTTTTCAAGTAAAAACAAGTATTCCTTTGTTCAAGTAAAAGATGGTGGGACCTATTTCTTCGGTGCTTATGAATTTCTAGGCTTTACCCAGCCGATGGATGCCTACTATGAGCATCTGAAGCAGCAAGGTTTTCGAATCTTAACACTCGCTCATAGCAAGGACCAGATTACGAGTCCAGCTAATATGGAACTACTAGGCCACGTCGTTTTGTCAGATGAGATTAAGGACAATACCAAGGAAACCTTTGACTATTTCGAATCTCAAGGTGTTGAAGTGAAGATTATCAGTGGTGATAATCATGTGGCTGTATATGGGGTGGCTCGTAAGGCAGGTTTTAAGGAAGAAGCCCGTGCGATTGATATGACCAAGGTGAGTGAACAAGATTTTGAAAGAGTGGTCTTGGAACACGAAATCTTTGGACGTGTGACACCTGAACAGAAGCAAAAGATGGTATCTATTTTGCAAAATGCTGGTAAAACAGTTGCAATGAGTGGTGACGGGGTCAATGATGTTCTGGCTCTCAAGAAAGCAGATATCAGCTTTGCTATGAAGGGGGCTACGAGCGCAGCCAAAAGTGTATCCAATATTGTTTTTTTGACCGATGATTTTGCGGTATTTTATGATATCTTGATGGAAGGTCGCCGGGTCATCAATAACATCCAAAAGGTAGCCTCTCTCTTTCTAACAAAGACCTTCTTCTCCATCGTTTTTGCCATTTTGAGTGTGGTATTTGGTTTGGAATTCGCCTTTATCCCTATTCAGTTTACAATCATTTCAGCTATTACGATTGGGATTCCATCCTTCTTCCTAACTTTTGAGTCGAATAAAGAAAAGGTCAGCACACATTTTATGCGAGATATTTTGACCAATGCTGCGATTGGTGGTGGCATTCTAGTCGCTAGTGTACTCTTGACGAACTTCTTTATCACTGTCCCAGGTCAGGTCAAATTCATTTGCTTCCTACTTGCCCTGATCAATGGTCTGTGTCTAGTTGCTAAGGTCAGCCTGCCTTTTAATCGATACAAGTTGCTCTTGCTCACGTTTTTGAGCCTTGCAGCCCTTGTAGGAGTGCTTGCCAATACCTTTATCTTGCAAGGAGCGTTTGTGCCTTTAGAAACCAGCCAAGTTGTCTATGTAGCCATCCTAGCAGTGGTGATTGGGGGCTTGCATTATCTGACTAGAAGAAAAAGTTGA
- a CDS encoding PTS system mannose/fructose/sorbose family transporter subunit IID codes for MAEKIQLSKSDRQKVWWRSQFLQGSWNYERMQNLGWAYSLIPAIKKLYTKKEDQAAALERHLEFFNTHPYVAAPIMGVTLALEEERANGTEIDDAAIQGVKIGMMGPLAGIGDPVFWFTVRPILGALGASLAASGNIIGPLLFFFGWNAIRMAFLWYTQEFGYRAGSEITKDMSGGILQDITKGASILGMFIIGVLVKQWVNIGFKIALPSTTLTDPKAYVEIPDGSVTGEKLVEILNRAPGINLGPVKHNTLQGQLDSLIPGLLGLLLTFLCMWLLKKKVSPIIIIVALFIVGIVAHYFKIM; via the coding sequence ATGGCTGAAAAAATTCAATTATCAAAATCAGATCGTCAAAAAGTTTGGTGGCGTTCACAATTCCTACAAGGTTCTTGGAACTACGAGCGTATGCAAAACTTGGGTTGGGCTTACTCATTGATCCCAGCTATCAAAAAATTATACACTAAAAAAGAAGACCAAGCGGCTGCTCTTGAGCGTCACCTTGAGTTCTTCAACACTCACCCATACGTAGCTGCTCCAATCATGGGGGTTACTCTTGCGCTTGAAGAAGAGCGCGCTAACGGTACTGAAATCGATGACGCGGCTATCCAAGGGGTTAAAATTGGTATGATGGGACCTCTTGCTGGTATTGGTGACCCAGTATTCTGGTTTACAGTTCGTCCTATCCTTGGAGCCCTTGGTGCTTCACTTGCTGCATCTGGTAACATTATCGGTCCCCTTCTCTTCTTCTTTGGATGGAATGCTATCCGTATGGCCTTCCTATGGTATACACAAGAGTTCGGCTACAGAGCTGGATCTGAAATCACTAAAGACATGTCTGGTGGTATCCTCCAAGATATTACCAAAGGTGCTTCTATCTTAGGTATGTTTATTATTGGTGTTCTTGTAAAACAATGGGTCAATATTGGTTTCAAAATCGCCTTACCATCTACAACTCTTACAGATCCAAAGGCTTACGTTGAAATTCCTGATGGTTCTGTAACTGGAGAGAAATTAGTTGAAATACTGAACAGAGCTCCTGGTATAAACCTTGGACCAGTAAAACACAATACTCTACAAGGTCAACTTGATTCTTTAATTCCAGGATTGCTAGGATTACTCTTAACATTCCTCTGTATGTGGTTGCTTAAGAAAAAGGTTTCACCAATCATTATCATCGTTGCTTTGTTTATTGTTGGTATTGTCGCTCACTACTTCAAGATCATGTAA
- a CDS encoding NCS2 family permease: MDKLFKLKEHGTDVRTEVLAGLTTFFAMSYILFVNPQMLSQTGMPVQGVFLATIIGSVVGTLMMAFYANLPYAQAPGMGLNAFFTFTVVFGMGYTWKEALGMVFICGIISLIITLTNVRKMIIESIPTTLRSAISAGIGVFLAYVGIKNAGLLKFSIDPGTYTVAGEGADKAQAALTANSAAVPGLVDFNTPAVLVALAGLAITIFFVVKGIKGGIILSILTTTVLAIAVGVVNLSGIDFASNNLSSAVNDLKTLFGAALGSEGLGSLISNTSRLPETLMAILAFSLTDIFDTIGTLIGTGEKVGIVATSGENHESAKLDKALYSDLVATSVGAIAGTSNVTTYVESAAGIGAGGRTGLTALVVAICFALSSFFSPLLAIVPTAATAPILIIVGIMMLSNLKNIPWDDMAEAVPAFFTSIFMGFSYSITQGIAVGFLTYTLTKVVKGQAKDVHVMIWILDALFILNYISMAL; encoded by the coding sequence ATGGACAAACTATTTAAACTAAAAGAGCACGGGACAGATGTCCGTACAGAGGTGCTTGCTGGTTTAACAACATTCTTTGCAATGAGTTATATTCTCTTTGTAAACCCTCAAATGCTTTCCCAAACGGGTATGCCTGTTCAAGGTGTGTTCTTGGCAACGATTATCGGTTCTGTAGTAGGTACTCTGATGATGGCTTTCTATGCTAATTTGCCATACGCGCAAGCACCAGGTATGGGACTAAATGCCTTCTTCACATTTACAGTTGTATTTGGGATGGGCTATACTTGGAAAGAAGCTCTTGGTATGGTCTTCATTTGTGGAATTATTTCACTGATTATTACCTTGACAAATGTTCGTAAAATGATCATCGAATCTATTCCTACAACACTTCGTTCAGCTATTTCGGCTGGTATTGGTGTTTTCCTTGCCTATGTTGGGATTAAGAATGCTGGTCTCTTGAAATTCTCAATCGATCCAGGTACTTATACGGTAGCAGGTGAAGGAGCAGACAAGGCTCAAGCTGCACTTACTGCAAACTCAGCAGCTGTCCCAGGCTTGGTAGACTTCAATACTCCAGCAGTATTGGTGGCTCTTGCAGGTCTGGCTATTACCATCTTCTTTGTTGTTAAAGGCATAAAAGGTGGAATCATTCTTTCTATTTTAACAACGACTGTCCTTGCCATTGCTGTTGGTGTTGTGAATTTGTCAGGGATTGACTTCGCTAGCAACAATCTTTCATCAGCGGTTAATGATCTAAAAACTTTGTTTGGTGCTGCTCTGGGTTCAGAAGGTTTAGGATCTTTGATTTCAAACACTTCGCGTTTACCAGAAACCTTGATGGCTATTCTTGCCTTCTCACTAACGGATATTTTTGATACAATCGGTACTCTTATTGGTACTGGTGAAAAAGTTGGTATCGTTGCGACAAGTGGGGAAAACCATGAGTCCGCTAAATTGGACAAGGCTCTTTACTCTGACTTGGTGGCAACTTCAGTAGGTGCTATTGCAGGTACTTCAAACGTTACAACCTATGTTGAGTCTGCGGCGGGTATCGGTGCTGGTGGACGTACTGGTTTGACTGCCCTAGTGGTTGCAATCTGTTTTGCTCTATCTAGCTTCTTTAGCCCACTTCTAGCGATTGTTCCGACAGCTGCAACAGCACCAATTTTGATCATCGTCGGAATCATGATGCTTTCTAACTTGAAAAATATTCCTTGGGATGATATGGCTGAAGCGGTTCCTGCCTTCTTCACATCTATCTTTATGGGATTCAGCTACTCTATCACACAAGGGATTGCTGTTGGTTTCTTGACATACACCTTGACAAAAGTTGTCAAAGGTCAAGCCAAGGATGTGCACGTGATGATTTGGATTTTGGATGCCTTGTTTATCCTTAACTATATCAGTATGGCGCTATAA
- a CDS encoding pseudouridine synthase, which translates to MRLDKFLVACAVGSRTEVKNLLKAGRVTVNGKKEKSAKLQIDEERDEIRFDGQVLEYEEFVYYMMNKPQGVISATEDPKHRTVLDLLDDYARAKEVFPVGRLDIDTHGLLLLTNDGQLAHALLSPKRHVDKTYLAQVEGIMSQEDVETFAKGIPLKDFTCQPAKLEFVSVDPEKNQSLVRVTIAEGKFHQVKRMVAFCGKEVVDLQRLTMGTLVLDENLEQGEWRRLTKEELEVLFASIA; encoded by the coding sequence ATGAGATTAGATAAATTTTTAGTTGCCTGTGCTGTAGGGAGTCGAACAGAGGTCAAAAACTTGCTCAAGGCTGGGCGCGTGACGGTAAATGGTAAAAAAGAGAAATCAGCTAAACTGCAAATTGATGAAGAAAGAGATGAGATTCGCTTTGATGGCCAAGTGCTGGAGTATGAAGAGTTTGTCTACTATATGATGAACAAGCCCCAAGGAGTCATTTCAGCAACTGAAGATCCTAAGCATAGAACGGTTCTAGACTTGTTAGATGATTATGCTCGTGCCAAGGAAGTTTTTCCTGTCGGTCGTTTAGATATTGATACCCATGGTCTTTTGCTTTTGACTAATGATGGTCAGCTGGCCCATGCTCTTCTTTCACCAAAACGTCATGTGGATAAGACCTATTTGGCTCAAGTCGAGGGAATCATGAGCCAAGAAGACGTGGAGACATTTGCTAAGGGGATTCCGCTCAAGGACTTTACCTGCCAGCCAGCTAAACTGGAGTTTGTATCAGTAGATCCAGAAAAAAATCAAAGTCTGGTTCGTGTGACTATTGCTGAAGGGAAGTTTCATCAAGTCAAACGAATGGTGGCCTTCTGTGGCAAGGAAGTGGTGGACTTACAACGTTTGACGATGGGAACTCTAGTCTTGGATGAGAACTTAGAACAAGGAGAATGGCGTCGCTTGACCAAGGAGGAGTTAGAAGTGCTCTTTGCAAGTATTGCTTAA